The following coding sequences are from one Anolis sagrei isolate rAnoSag1 chromosome 6, rAnoSag1.mat, whole genome shotgun sequence window:
- the MPP2 gene encoding MAGUK p55 subfamily member 2 isoform X5, whose protein sequence is MPVASTNSETAMQQVLDNLSDLPNSMGAGDLDLIFLRGLMESPIVRSLAKAHERLEETKLEAVRDNNLELVQEILKDITRIAQQDSTAAELARILQEPHFQSLLETHDSVASKSYETPPPSPILDPMFNNQPVPPDAVRMVGIRKTAGEHLGVTFRVERGELVIARILHGGMIDQQGLLHVGDIIKEVNGQEVGSDPRALQEVLKNASGSVVLKILPSYQEPHPPRQVFVKAHFDYDPATDNLIPCKEAGLKFVAGDLLQIVNQDDPNWWQACHVEGGSAGLIPSQLLEEKRKAFVRRDIEVMPSSGALCGSLSGKKKKKMMYLTTKNAEFDRHELLIYEEVARMPPFRRKTLVLIGAQGVGRRSLKNKLIMSDQSQYGTTIPYTSRRPKEQEKSGFGYCFVTRSEMEADIKAGRYLEHGEYEGNLYGTKIDSIHEVVESGKMCILDVNPQAVKVLRTAEFVPYVVFIEAPDFETLKAMNKAALESGVATKQLTDADLKRTVDESCRIQRGYGHYFDLCLINDNMERTFQQLQEALEKLRGEPQWVPVSWVY, encoded by the exons CCATGCAGCAGGTCCTGGACAACCTCAGTGACCTCCCCAATTCTATGGGAGCTGGAGATTTGGATCTCATCTTTCTCCGTGGCCTCATGGAGAGTCCAATAGTAAGATCATTGGCTAAG GCTCATGAGCGGCTGGAGGAGACAAAGCTGGAGGCCGTGAGGGACAACAATTTGGAGCTGGTCCAGGAGATCCTGAAAGACATCACTCGCATCGCTCAGCAAGACAGTACGGCGGCAGAACTGGCTCGCATCCTCCAGGAACCTCACTTCCAG TCCCTCTTGGAAACCCACGATTCTGTTGCCTCCAAGAGCTACGAGACTCCTCCACCCAGCCCCATCCTGGACCCCATgttcaacaaccagccagtgccCCCAGATGCTGTGCGCATGGTGGGGATTCGTAAGACTGCTGGAGAACACCTG GGTGTTACATTCCGGGTGGAGCGTGGCGAGCTGGTCATTGCCCGCATCCTGCATGGTGGCATGATAGACCAGCAAGGACTGCTGCACGTGGGTGACATCATCAAGGAGGTGAATGGGCAGGAAGTGGGCAGTGACCCTCGGGCACTCCAGGAGGTGCTCAAAAATGCCAGTGGAAGCGTCGTGCTCAAAATCCTGCCCAGTTACCAGGAGCCACACCCACCACGCCAG GTCTTTGTGAAGGCCCACTTCGACTATGACCCTGCCACTGACAACCTCATCCCATGTAAGGAGGCTGGGCTCAAGTTTGTGGCCGGAGACCTCCTTCAGATTGTCAACCAGGATGATCCCAACTGGTGGCAG GCCTGCCATGTTGAGGGAGGTAGTGCCGGACTGATCCCAAGTCAGTTGCTGGAAGAGAAACGCAAGGCATTTGTGAGGCGTGATATTGAAGTTATGCCATCATCAG GTGCCTTGTGTGGAAGCCTcagtgggaagaagaagaaaaagatgatgTACTTGACCACCAAAAATGCAG AGTTTGACCGCCACGAGCTCCTCATTTATGAAGAGGTGGCCCGCATGCCTCCATTTCGGAGGAAAACTTTGGTGCTTATTGGTGCCCAAGGGGTGGGCCGACGCAGTCTCAAGAACAAGCTTATCATGTCTGATCAGTCTCAATATGGAACCACCATCCCAT ACACCTCCCGGAGACCCAAAGAGCAAGAAAAGTCTGGGTTCGGCTACTGCTTTGTAACAAGGAGTGAGATGGAGGCAGATATCAAAGCAGGCCGCTATCTGGAACATGGTGAATATGAGGGAAACCTCTATGGGACCAAAATTGACTCCATCCATGAAGTTGTTGAGTCGGGCAAGATGTGCATTTTGGATGTCAACCCACAG GCGGTGAAGGTTTTGAGGACAGCCGAGTTTGTTCCTTACGTGGTATTCATTGAAGCACCAGATTTCGAGACTTTGAAAGCCATGAACAAGGCTGCTCTGGAGAGTGGTGTGGCTACAAAGCAACTCACA GATGCTGACTTGAAGCGGACTGTCGATGAGAGCTGCCGAATCCAACGAGGCTACGGGCATTACTTTGACCTCTGCCTAATCAATGACAACATGGAGCGGACATTCCAGCAACTGCAGGAGGCCTTGGAGAAGCTGCGTGGTGAACCACAGTGGGTTCCTGTTAGCTGGGTTTACTAG
- the MPP2 gene encoding MAGUK p55 subfamily member 2 isoform X3: MQLAGGFPKAARRLQVSRTVEAMQQVLDNLSDLPNSMGAGDLDLIFLRGLMESPIVRSLAKAHERLEETKLEAVRDNNLELVQEILKDITRIAQQDSTAAELARILQEPHFQSLLETHDSVASKSYETPPPSPILDPMFNNQPVPPDAVRMVGIRKTAGEHLGVTFRVERGELVIARILHGGMIDQQGLLHVGDIIKEVNGQEVGSDPRALQEVLKNASGSVVLKILPSYQEPHPPRQVFVKAHFDYDPATDNLIPCKEAGLKFVAGDLLQIVNQDDPNWWQACHVEGGSAGLIPSQLLEEKRKAFVRRDIEVMPSSGALCGSLSGKKKKKMMYLTTKNAEFDRHELLIYEEVARMPPFRRKTLVLIGAQGVGRRSLKNKLIMSDQSQYGTTIPYTSRRPKEQEKSGFGYCFVTRSEMEADIKAGRYLEHGEYEGNLYGTKIDSIHEVVESGKMCILDVNPQAVKVLRTAEFVPYVVFIEAPDFETLKAMNKAALESGVATKQLTDADLKRTVDESCRIQRGYGHYFDLCLINDNMERTFQQLQEALEKLRGEPQWVPVSWVY; encoded by the exons CCATGCAGCAGGTCCTGGACAACCTCAGTGACCTCCCCAATTCTATGGGAGCTGGAGATTTGGATCTCATCTTTCTCCGTGGCCTCATGGAGAGTCCAATAGTAAGATCATTGGCTAAG GCTCATGAGCGGCTGGAGGAGACAAAGCTGGAGGCCGTGAGGGACAACAATTTGGAGCTGGTCCAGGAGATCCTGAAAGACATCACTCGCATCGCTCAGCAAGACAGTACGGCGGCAGAACTGGCTCGCATCCTCCAGGAACCTCACTTCCAG TCCCTCTTGGAAACCCACGATTCTGTTGCCTCCAAGAGCTACGAGACTCCTCCACCCAGCCCCATCCTGGACCCCATgttcaacaaccagccagtgccCCCAGATGCTGTGCGCATGGTGGGGATTCGTAAGACTGCTGGAGAACACCTG GGTGTTACATTCCGGGTGGAGCGTGGCGAGCTGGTCATTGCCCGCATCCTGCATGGTGGCATGATAGACCAGCAAGGACTGCTGCACGTGGGTGACATCATCAAGGAGGTGAATGGGCAGGAAGTGGGCAGTGACCCTCGGGCACTCCAGGAGGTGCTCAAAAATGCCAGTGGAAGCGTCGTGCTCAAAATCCTGCCCAGTTACCAGGAGCCACACCCACCACGCCAG GTCTTTGTGAAGGCCCACTTCGACTATGACCCTGCCACTGACAACCTCATCCCATGTAAGGAGGCTGGGCTCAAGTTTGTGGCCGGAGACCTCCTTCAGATTGTCAACCAGGATGATCCCAACTGGTGGCAG GCCTGCCATGTTGAGGGAGGTAGTGCCGGACTGATCCCAAGTCAGTTGCTGGAAGAGAAACGCAAGGCATTTGTGAGGCGTGATATTGAAGTTATGCCATCATCAG GTGCCTTGTGTGGAAGCCTcagtgggaagaagaagaaaaagatgatgTACTTGACCACCAAAAATGCAG AGTTTGACCGCCACGAGCTCCTCATTTATGAAGAGGTGGCCCGCATGCCTCCATTTCGGAGGAAAACTTTGGTGCTTATTGGTGCCCAAGGGGTGGGCCGACGCAGTCTCAAGAACAAGCTTATCATGTCTGATCAGTCTCAATATGGAACCACCATCCCAT ACACCTCCCGGAGACCCAAAGAGCAAGAAAAGTCTGGGTTCGGCTACTGCTTTGTAACAAGGAGTGAGATGGAGGCAGATATCAAAGCAGGCCGCTATCTGGAACATGGTGAATATGAGGGAAACCTCTATGGGACCAAAATTGACTCCATCCATGAAGTTGTTGAGTCGGGCAAGATGTGCATTTTGGATGTCAACCCACAG GCGGTGAAGGTTTTGAGGACAGCCGAGTTTGTTCCTTACGTGGTATTCATTGAAGCACCAGATTTCGAGACTTTGAAAGCCATGAACAAGGCTGCTCTGGAGAGTGGTGTGGCTACAAAGCAACTCACA GATGCTGACTTGAAGCGGACTGTCGATGAGAGCTGCCGAATCCAACGAGGCTACGGGCATTACTTTGACCTCTGCCTAATCAATGACAACATGGAGCGGACATTCCAGCAACTGCAGGAGGCCTTGGAGAAGCTGCGTGGTGAACCACAGTGGGTTCCTGTTAGCTGGGTTTACTAG
- the MPP2 gene encoding MAGUK p55 subfamily member 2 isoform X4 encodes MFNNQPVPPDAVRMVGIRKTAGEHLGVTFRVERGELVIARILHGGMIDQQGLLHVGDIIKEVNGQEVGSDPRALQEVLKNASGSVVLKILPSYQEPHPPRQVFVKAHFDYDPATDNLIPCKEAGLKFVAGDLLQIVNQDDPNWWQACHVEGGSAGLIPSQLLEEKRKAFVRRDIEVMPSSGALCGSLSGKKKKKMMYLTTKNAEFDRHELLIYEEVARMPPFRRKTLVLIGAQGVGRRSLKNKLIMSDQSQYGTTIPYTSRRPKEQEKSGFGYCFVTRSEMEADIKAGRYLEHGEYEGNLYGTKIDSIHEVVESGKMCILDVNPQAVKVLRTAEFVPYVVFIEAPDFETLKAMNKAALESGVATKQLTDADLKRTVDESCRIQRGYGHYFDLCLINDNMERTFQQLQEALEKLRGEPQWVPVSWVY; translated from the exons ATgttcaacaaccagccagtgccCCCAGATGCTGTGCGCATGGTGGGGATTCGTAAGACTGCTGGAGAACACCTG GGTGTTACATTCCGGGTGGAGCGTGGCGAGCTGGTCATTGCCCGCATCCTGCATGGTGGCATGATAGACCAGCAAGGACTGCTGCACGTGGGTGACATCATCAAGGAGGTGAATGGGCAGGAAGTGGGCAGTGACCCTCGGGCACTCCAGGAGGTGCTCAAAAATGCCAGTGGAAGCGTCGTGCTCAAAATCCTGCCCAGTTACCAGGAGCCACACCCACCACGCCAG GTCTTTGTGAAGGCCCACTTCGACTATGACCCTGCCACTGACAACCTCATCCCATGTAAGGAGGCTGGGCTCAAGTTTGTGGCCGGAGACCTCCTTCAGATTGTCAACCAGGATGATCCCAACTGGTGGCAG GCCTGCCATGTTGAGGGAGGTAGTGCCGGACTGATCCCAAGTCAGTTGCTGGAAGAGAAACGCAAGGCATTTGTGAGGCGTGATATTGAAGTTATGCCATCATCAG GTGCCTTGTGTGGAAGCCTcagtgggaagaagaagaaaaagatgatgTACTTGACCACCAAAAATGCAG AGTTTGACCGCCACGAGCTCCTCATTTATGAAGAGGTGGCCCGCATGCCTCCATTTCGGAGGAAAACTTTGGTGCTTATTGGTGCCCAAGGGGTGGGCCGACGCAGTCTCAAGAACAAGCTTATCATGTCTGATCAGTCTCAATATGGAACCACCATCCCAT ACACCTCCCGGAGACCCAAAGAGCAAGAAAAGTCTGGGTTCGGCTACTGCTTTGTAACAAGGAGTGAGATGGAGGCAGATATCAAAGCAGGCCGCTATCTGGAACATGGTGAATATGAGGGAAACCTCTATGGGACCAAAATTGACTCCATCCATGAAGTTGTTGAGTCGGGCAAGATGTGCATTTTGGATGTCAACCCACAG GCGGTGAAGGTTTTGAGGACAGCCGAGTTTGTTCCTTACGTGGTATTCATTGAAGCACCAGATTTCGAGACTTTGAAAGCCATGAACAAGGCTGCTCTGGAGAGTGGTGTGGCTACAAAGCAACTCACA GATGCTGACTTGAAGCGGACTGTCGATGAGAGCTGCCGAATCCAACGAGGCTACGGGCATTACTTTGACCTCTGCCTAATCAATGACAACATGGAGCGGACATTCCAGCAACTGCAGGAGGCCTTGGAGAAGCTGCGTGGTGAACCACAGTGGGTTCCTGTTAGCTGGGTTTACTAG